TGGTTGTAGTAATACTCCTCCTGGGGGCTGTGGAACTCAAAGTGAGGACGGGGGAACGTTCCTAACCCGTAACCCAGGGCCATTCCTGCCACAGCCCCTCCAGCTGCTGCCATTGCCGCACTGCGCCCAAACCCTCTGGATTTATCAGAGGGAACCCACCCCCTTGCCTGAGCTGAGCGGGAAAAGGGAGAACCACCTCCCAAACCATGGCCACCATATCCATAACTGCCCCCATAGTGAGGACTCAGGATTTGgttgtttggatttttgttGATGTATCCACCTGGATAACCTCTGTAACCGCCATGACCTCCATAACCGGCATGACCTCCATAACCGCCATGACCTCCATAACCGCCATGACCCCCGTAACTGCCTTGACCTCTGTGACCACCTTGACCACCATGACCATAACCGCCACCTTGATAGCTGGTGCCATGACTATTTTTGTGGCCTGTATTGGTGTTAGTGCTGCCTTTGTTGGGTGTGAAGGGCTTCTTTGAACCAAAGTTTTTTCCAAAACCTCCTATTTTCCTGGCCAGTGAAAAATggatataaaacaaaagaagtgacagacacagcagagtcaAAGAATTCAGCTTCATCTTCGCCCTGTAGAGAGGAAAATTAAGAAAGAACAGGGAAAAATGAGATTATAGTACGTAGAGATTGTATCATTTTATCCTTACAAGTCTTAAAAGTCAAGTACAAGAGAACATGCAGCTATAGTAACACAGAATTCATTGAGCTGAACCTAATGGAGACATTAGAGCAATCTAAGTATTGTGGCCACCATGTCTTCTGTTATCTTGTTCTACTAACTGAATCTAGCAGATGCAAAAGAACAGTAAATGTTGTTTACAACAATTTCGTGCTGCCAACCTCAAGATGTTTTTGCACCACACAGCCTTGATAACCGAGTTCACCCCCAatggtttttaaaatgcatctgAAATAGGCTTTCAGGTTGACTTGAAATAGCAAAACTTTCTGTTTTACATGTGAAGCTTATGATtatgcagtgttttatttttgtataagaatgcctccattttttttatattggcattaaataattacttattCAGGGTGCCCGCGGgatattaaaaagtattaaaaagtattaaatgtctgattgcgaggtattttttttaagtatagcACATGTTCTGCTCTCCATCGCTATTTCTGTCATTTAGAGTTCACAGAGGCCATTTATGAAATCAATGTATATCCGAGGAGGGGGCAGATGTTTTTAGTGACAGGTTGTAACACAGCCAATGGTATTGTTTAAAGCGTGCCCGTGACCCACACAGGGCAGAATCTAAACACGGAGCATCAGCGCTGAAGTTTAGTTGTTTAGTTAGCATGGACGTATCAATTATCAATCAGTTTTTGACtgcgtcacagagctgtgatgtcattttgagactcagtttgtaaagtttagtcaacatgtgagaacacGTCTGACACAGAGCgtctcctgttgttgcttcatgtgtgaaacaacaactctgtctgactgacaacttgatgggagagcagccattaaTATCAAATTTATAAATGTAATGGATGTCCAAAGTATGCCTCGGGGGCTAATCATGGCCCGCGGTCagatatattgtatttttaatatattatttatggcctccCCAGCAACATTTTCCAGCTCTACCTGGTGTTCTCAGGCCACATAGGTCTCCAGCGAGTTCTAGGGCTGCCCTGAGTGTCCTACCAGCTGGATATGCCCAAAAAAACTCCAAATGAAGGCGCCCATAAAAGGTCCAAACTACTTCAGCTGACACCTTTCAACAGGAAAGAGCAATGGCTCTATTCTGAGCTCCCTCCAGATGTTGGCGCTCCTAACCCTAtctgagcccagccaccctaAACTAAAGTAAACTAGCTGCTTGTATCTGGGATCTCATTCTTTCACCCCCCAAAACTCATGACCATAGGTAAGGGTTGAAACACAGATTGATACAACTCTTCCCCACAATAGTTCGAAACAACGTCAACATTACTCATGACGCTGCCCCTACATAAACTCCTTTACTTGGGGTAGCAACTCACTGCCAACCCTGAAAGAGCATACCACCATTTTCTGACACGacatccatgatttccaaaTACAATTCAAAATGATGATTAatcagaccacagcacactcGTTCCACTTTTCATTAGTCCATGTAAAATTAGATCTGGCCCAGAGGGCCAGAGGGTGTTTCTCAATGTTGTtcatatctgtctttctctttgcgAGGTGGAGTCTTAACttgcatttgtagatgcagcaacaaactgtgtttactgaaaacattttttgtgtaaaaaaagtGTACAGAGCCCATGTAGTAATATCCTTTGTACAGTCATACAGGTTTATAATGCCATCCCGCCTGAGCTACTGAAGATCACGGGCAGTCAATGTTGTTGTTCTGCCTCGCCCCTCATTTGCAGAGACTCTCTGAATCTGCAGAATTGTGCATTGACAATCATTGTTCTTAAACAGTTTCCCCAGTGAATGAATCTTGCATCCATGATTATGAATGACTGAA
This genomic stretch from Larimichthys crocea isolate SSNF chromosome III, L_crocea_2.0, whole genome shotgun sequence harbors:
- the LOC104921642 gene encoding prisilkin-39 — encoded protein: MKLNSLTLLCLSLLLFYIHFSLARKIGGFGKNFGSKKPFTPNKGSTNTNTGHKNSHGTSYQGGGYGHGGQGGHRGQGSYGGHGGYGGHGGYGGHAGYGGHGGYRGYPGGYINKNPNNQILSPHYGGSYGYGGHGLGGGSPFSRSAQARGWVPSDKSRGFGRSAAMAAAGGAVAGMALGYGLGTFPRPHFEFHSPQEEYYYNHYMYRKYGVKSTDTNDYSRDYNYSPPPQTYDSFMDSCVKRKDLLPEEIRQPNKKPSATTTTTAAPDAGMDNNTTKSNNTAGDDSSTPAPSTRPLNQPKADPVPPTSQVLQKTATDDDDDDTVSIVEIGYPALIKQLKVRRCLELFMVYSEKHSRSVTGGVQGLEMGLLGLLAVVTSTIVMLLNSNMLMLLQ